GAAGAGCTCAGAAAAAGTCAGAAAGAGAAGCAGAACTGAAAGAAAACTTTGAGTGTGCGAGAAATGAGAAATTCAAAAAGTTTGAAGGGCTCAATCTATACGTGAAGAATCTAGATGATAGTATTAATGATCTAAATCTTGGAGGGTTATTTGAAGTTTTTGGTGAGATAGGATCATGCAAGGTACTTCTCTCTTTATTTGCTAGCTAATTCTGTTTCTTAATATCATGGCTCACCTTCTTAACATTTTGTTAGGTTATGGTTGATTCACAAGGAAGGAGCAAGGGTTATGGCTTTGTGTCATTTACAACTATTGAAGCTGTCCACAAGGCTGTAAGTAACATGGTTTAGTTGTATGCAAACCTGCCCAATGCATCCAGTTGACTAGTTTAGATTATTAAATCATCTTTAATCAATGTGGTAGATTGACGGGATGAACAGGAAGATAGTCGGCAAAAAGCCATTGTATGTTGGTGTAGCTCAACGCAAAGAGGAAAGACGAGCGATGCTAGTGGTAAGTCTTTCCCAAGTGATCATTTTGTACATTAGGTGCCTTCTGCTGATAAGTGATAAGTACTGACTTCTTTTAATTAATCTTAAATGCTGATAAGTGCTGTTTGAGTTCTAATATTGCTATGTGTCCATGTCTACTACATGTCCAATTATTCACGTATTATTTGTTTCATTTTTACACATATCTGATGAACTAAAAGAAAATCTGTCCAGTTATAAATAAGTTGTATATTGTCCCATCCTAAGAATAACATAAACTGAGAATCAATGTGGATGAGTGTTAACAAAATGGTTATTTATTTACCGTCCAAATAAAGTTAAGTAAAACAGGTTCTCTCTTGTCACCTGTGTGTCACTGAATATTTGAACATTAGATCTGCAACTGTTTCAAGAATATAAACAAGGAACACAGCACAAGCTTAATGCTACCGACATTGTTTCTAGGCACACTTTGCTCGTATTCAGAACACAGGAGTTCTAGCACCCGCAGTACCACAAAATTTTGCTCCCCGTCAGTTCTACGTCGGTCCAGGAGTGCCTGGCATGTTCCCACCACAGGTTCGTGCAGGCTTCGGGTATCAACAATTCCCACAACAACATTTCAGTCCTTGGGTTCCTAGCGGCATGACGCCATATACGTATAACATGCCGAGGCCACTGCACCATGCTTGGCGTGGTGTGCATCAAGAAATCAATCTACACTGACAGGTATTATGGCATGAGAGATGAACATTTTTTGACTTAATTTTTTTAatccttaatgcatcagctactcttGCAAAGGTCATCCAGCCGTGCCCATGTTCAGATTATCTCACAAGTAGTCAATTCACCTGACTTTCTTGCTTTTACAATGCAGATGGTGTACCCAAATACCAACCAAGCCTTCACATACATGCCAAATTCTATGAATGTGAATGCCAACTCTGTGATGGTTCCCCCGGGCTTCGCACAAACTGATAGTACTGTCTCTACTCCATCTGTTCCAAGAAAGAACACCACCACCACTGCTGTAGATTCTTCTTACCTGGAGAAACAACATCCCGTAAGGACAGTGGAATTATATTAGGACGTGCTAATTTCACAGTTACAAATTTTACTTGGCATGCATGTTTATATATTAGCCATTTATGTCAATGAAGGGTGAATTTTTAGTTTGGTCGTATACTTTGTTTGTCTTGCAGATTCAAGACGAGAAATTGTACCCACTGGGTGAACAGCTTGAGCCAGAATTAGGAGGGAAGGTGACAGGGATACTGGGTGAGGCAATGGAAGCTCTACAAGGAAGGAAACTGGAAGAGGCCAGGGATACTGTTGACCTCGCAACCATACCATCATCATCGACCTTGAGTGTTAGCAGAGATGCTATTGACCCCGCTTCGACAGCGTCGTCCTCGAGTGCTTCCGCTGACGGTGCTAACCTTGCTCCGTCACCATCATCCTCGAGTGCTTGAACGCTGGTTCCTAACATCTCTGTCGACCTGAAATTTAGATGGTTGGATAATGTTTAAGAAGATTCCTGGTTTGATGTTGCTTCATGATATTTTCGGTCATGAGTTTtattcttgtttgtttgtttgttcttAGGTTAAAGTGCAACTGCAATTTCCCCAATATTTAGGATAACTTCATCAAATAAAAAAATTAGACAGTGCCCTCTTCCTTTGGCAGTGATTCTAGTTTCTTCCAATATTACGTAAAAGATATAATAGTTTAACGATATCTGTTTAACAATTCATGATGGCctcacaaaacacacacacacacacacacacaaaccaaCCAAAAGTGCAAATAGGGTGTTATGGCAAATAGGTTCAGCCTCTAAATCAGCTAAATTGATGCTAAACAGGGGCTTAATTGCGCTAAAACTGCTAAGTAGTATATGGAGATGTCGTTTACATGGACAACTAGCATTTGCTTTTCTCTTCTACAACTATTTTCTCCTAATCTTTTGTAAGTTTATATATTACTAATGTTCAACTCATCTACCCGGGGAAAAGGCCCTCTCCTCCATGACAGAACGAAAATCCTAAGCCCCCTCGCCGCGCCGTACAACGCCCCAGGGTAGCTTGTGCCAAACGGTCAATGTGCCCGCGGGTTGCCTCAGGCGAAGGCGTCGGCGGCGTGAACCATGTGCAGTGGGATGCTAGGGGTGAGCGACCACAGGAATGTTTAGAGTATTGTGCACATCTCACAGACTGCTAGATGTTTCATGTGATGTAGAAGTACATATATGCATTCAAACTTGTCGATAGATGCATGGAAGAAACTAGTTAAGAATTTTGAGGCATACAATGTGGAATTTGCAAGCTTCATCTCCGCAGGTGTATAGCACCATGCATGTGCCATCAAGCTTACGTAACCGTTGAATATGATTACGTCTAGCTCACCAAACAGCCCTGCGATGCAGGTAAGCTGTGTTTCTTTCTCCTTCTCTTAAACACGTAATCCTTGAGCGCTGCAACCATAGCATCGTTTCTCTGTAGAGAAGCTCATCAAGCTCATGCATCATCTGCCGGATGAAACGATGATCGACATTGTTCTCTTGCAAGGATGCAAGTTCAGACCGGAGCCTCTCAATATCACGTAGCACATGCCCAAAGGTTTTACTGCTCCATTTCCAAAGATTGTACAGAGTTCCTTCAACGAGTTTGACACCGACTCCAAGTTTCCATCTGGTCGACTCCGCACccatgtgtcggtgtacaaaattaggggctctccttttgcacccctttacttgtgcacatgCAGTCAGGGCCGCGCCTACGGCCGCACTGAGCAGGGAAGAGGAGGGATGCCGGACGGCAAGACAAccgaagcaacgccaagaccagagacacaaagagcaaggGAGCGAAgtcgactcccccggcaagactcttgctggggcaacctccgcagccccggcaagagccttgccggggcaacttgccctatGCCAACTGAGGACGCCGCCCTTGAGCCAAGGGGTTCCAATGCCATCAACCGCATcgaaaccaaggctcgggaggcacctccatggtggcatgcagatctttgtggagatcataaatacacaagatcagatgagaaccagaagacgacgatccttggcgagatccttgccaaggaaatccatgtgacccccggcaagatccttgccggggacgaccgcggtgccacggcaagacccttgccaggcccccggcaagacccttgccgaggacatctgcggggccgcagccaggcccacgtctgtcaagactccaccgccgctcccatgcagctgctagctcaaccagtggGGCAGGCGTCTATGTGTCAGCATGCGGCCTccacaccgactcagcaagcacctgcgtggtggcatgcagatcttcgtgaaggctccgccATCACGCCAGCCCAGCGCCAACCAAagtggcgctacaacgcctcgtcGGCTTGGACGTGCGTCGGAGCCAGGCGaagcggcgacagctgggacgagcttccttgccgtccccgataaagcaagaggggcacgtcgacagcgcattaaatgtgtttgtccgacggtgccagaggatagactcagccatgatactcctttccacctcctgtgtgccactgtggcaaccccttttgtctataaaaggaggccctaggcgtactggaggaggattcggatctttggaactagggacacaccgtagctagttcaagaactcaagaacactcaaatatacatcaaagcaggactagggtattacgcatctccgcggcccgaacctgggtaaacgatccttgtgctgaccgccagacctgctctttgcacaaatccgcgcccgccaaccgtagaagggatcccagtgattccgtaggtgtcgtttccaccgagatCTTTGGCGCGTcacgtagggggcgcagttgtggaaATCTGGTCTGGTTGAAGCAGCGACTTCATCATGGTCGTCACtccaaggaagaagacgaccgaaCAAGTGGCGTCCTCGGTGGATGCAATGAACACTCATGCAGCGGCAtataagctaagtcatgcaaaactttgagcaattcctttttatatataaggTTTTCGTCCTCGATGTTCTTGCCctgtgtatggaaaacctgcacgcaatgGGGCCTTGTCACTATTGGCAACTCCCTCGTTCTATTTCGAGACCGCTCAATAGTTCTAGCGGCTGTGTCGAGAATGGCATGGTGACCTTCTGTGATTGGCAACGCTCTCgttctgtctcgagtccgctcgacagttcgagcggccgcattaagagcagtgaggtggtttgcccggcagcaagcacacccggcaggccatTGGGGATCCGTCCTCGAGGCGCCGCGACATGGGATTTCGCACCGGCAAGCCTACCCGATTaatgtagggtggacatacaaagggagatcaaacgggaaaataacatgcatcgtttcaAAAGCACTGCAGAGTTATActacatcaattgttgctgcggttctaactaaagataaaaattatCTTGGTTGTGAACTTGCAGCGGCGATAAGAAATGGGGTGCCTAGTCCCAGCGCTGGCCTTCTATCCTCCGAACTCCGTCGATGCGGCTGATGACGGGCTCGATACGCTCCTTGAGTGTCGCGGGGTCCATGTCCTCCGGCAAGCTGTCCAGCGCAGCTTTGAGGTTGAGGTCAgggttccagtacgccaccttggtgaggaccttggtcatggcaccccggcaaagcctccaGGCCTCATCAACCAGAGAGGCCGCCCTGTTAAAGCGAAACTACTCCAGGGCCCCGAGAACACCCTCGAAGAATAAGGTCAGCCTGGCATTGGGACTCACGTTCGGCTTCGGGACGTACCTcatgtttggcatccccatggtagccagctgcgtGGTGATCCTACCAGCAATAtcggcgaggcggctgatccagaggttttcgcccttcacaaaatcctcgtggttggcggcttcgttcttccgcagctgcctctccttCTCCAGATTCTTGGTCAGTGTCTCCTCCTGGGCCCTGACCTCCGACAGCGTACCCTccagaccctccagcttcagcttcaggtcttgGATGGAGTTGTTGGCCTTCGAGAGTAGCTCGGCCTCGCCGAGGACTGTGGCCTGCGCATCAGCCAAATCGCCTTTGGCCGCGTCCCTTTCCCCCTTCAGCTCTAGGATCTGCTTCTTCAGCCCGtctcgctccacctccagctcgttCACCTTGCCGGCATGGAACTGGGCCTGAGCATTGAGTGCCTCCTCGTGCCTCTACTCCAGTTCCTGGGTCCGCTACACGACAAGCTCCTTGACCTCCTCGACCTTCCCGCAGAGTGTCGCGGCGAGTTTCTCCTCGCGGGCGGCAAGGtcgtcctcctgggagttcagcgcggCCTGGTGCTGGCACCGAGCGGCCTCGTCCTTGGCGGCCTATTGTCtcgccgcctcctgggccttctcaatATCATCCTGCTTCATGACAAGCTCCAGCTTGCGCTCGGCCAGCAGATCCTAGGCGGTCTTTAGTTCCTCACAGGCCTGGCGGAACCAAGCCTGCGTCTCGGTGACGCGCCCCTCGAGGTCCGCCTCTGTCTTGTCCACCTCcgccatcctggacttggccttgtccaggcgggcacggtGAAACGCCTGGAGCTTGTGGAAGTTGGCGCTCATGCCCTGGAGGAGCCACTCTTCCTGGGAACTGCCGCCATCGGCGCTCAGTTCGTCAACGACCTCAAGCCcggcggcggcaagcacctcgtcgtcgaacacctccccctcaGCGGGTGCCCTGGTGCTCGCCGTccatgggaggtggacgaacaggtcgtcgctcaccttcaggtacttgctcgagccagaggcggcggaggaggaaggatGGTCGTCAACCACCTCCTCCTAGACATGAGGTACGTCCTtgctggggacgcccctcggggcggcatGGTTGATGGGGGCGGtgtgttgggggtggccctcagtgACTCCTCCTGGTGCCGTCCTCCTCCTGCAACCacggcaaggtcagcaccaagaGATCGTGTCCCAGCACATGTTGATGAGGAGTGAGTGATGAATGCAtgctgggggctgcgccgggggctgaTATCCGGGCTGTTCTCCACCACCAGCGGCGTACTCGAGGTGCCCTCCGGGGGCTGACCACCcgtcgaggccctggccctcttcgccaccctctgggccagcgtctccatatCCCTGCGAAGATGAGGACAAGTCAAGACAAGCGACACGATCTGAGGGGACGGAGATGACAAAAGACAATATACTTACTCATCCTCCGCCTCCTCTTCcgttgccttcctcttcctcctcaggcTAAGAGACCCGAAGTCGAAGATGACCTCCGTGTCGTCGCctgcgggaggaggggaagcggGTGGAGACCGAGGACGCTTGGATGAAGAAGAGGCAGacgctttcttcttcgccaccacAACCTTCACCACCATCCTCGCTGCCACGACCCTCGTTTGGCGCACAGACACCTCTTGGGTTTGTTTCGGTTGCGtggccctgccgggccggaccagCTCACCAGAGCTGGCCTACTGCAGGACATGCCCTCTCCTCGTGGCTGGGGGGTCGACAACCTCGACCTCCTCCCTGGAAGACTCATCGACCACATATTCAATAAGAGGGGCCCCGGTGATGGTGTTGCTGGCCTCCCCAGCGAATTCCGCCCACTAGGCGAGCTCCTTCCCCTCCGCGGCCGCCGCGGCCTCGTCCTCCACGCCGCCAACGCTGTCGGACTCCCTGGCGAGCTCTGCCTCCGCTGCCCTGGTGGCGATATAGTCCAGCTCCGCTTGGGTGGTGTCCTAGATGAGCAGTGGCTCTTCGCGGACGTACTTCTCCGACAAGGTGTCGAGGAACTTCTGCACCTGATCTGCCTCCGGCCTGGCCCAATTTGGGTCAGGGTcgtgcgcattacagtccggcatcCTGGCAATGATGTCAGTTTGGcgggagttgttgctcagcgggaccacccccgTCGGCAACCCAAACAAGGGCCCTTGGCGACCTTGTCGGCCTTCGCGGCCTTGCTGGTCCTCTCGGCCCTACCATCACGGTCCACGTCGAGCTgaaaaagccgctggcagaagtgggcatgccccatcaccgtgaagttgtggttcAAGCGAGGGCAAAGCCGCATGATGTCAGCTGCATTCCTgaaaagccaggccggcctccccttgttgtgcagtggagcgatgcggcggcggatgaaatccgccccaatcatctcCAGGGTGAGCCCGGCAACGGTGAGGCAATGGATCCTCGTAATGGCGACCGTGAGCTTCTCATCCTGGGCGTCGACATCGCCCCAGTCGTCTCTGCGAACCAGCGGCGCCTGGCAAACCTGGCAAAATTCCTGtgggtcctcctcctcaatccagcaccaccggctccgccactcctcccacctctccttctaagCGCCCTCCGGATATGTCCCCTTCTCCTGGGTCCTTGGGATCCAGGCGACACAACCGGAGATGGCGCCTCCCTTCTGGATCTGAggatagaagtagtggcggaaaagcgcTGATACGTCtcaattgtatctataatttttgattgctccatgctatattatctactgttttggaccatattgggctttattttccacttttatattatttttgggactaacctattaaccggaggcccagcccagaattgttgtttttttgcctatttcagtgtttcgaagaaacagaatatcaaacggagtccaaacggaataaaatcttcgggaacgtgattttctcaccgaacgtgatccaggagacttgggccctactccagggagtcaaagaggaggtcacgagggtggggggcgcccccctagggcgcgccccctgcctcatgggcccctcggtgctccaccgacgtactccttcctcctatatatacacacgtacccccaaacgatcagaacaggagccaaaaacctaattccactgccgcaactttctgtatccatgagatcccatcttggggcctgttccggagctccgccggaatagggccgtcatcacggagggcttctacatcatcctagcccctctgatgaagtgtgagtagtttacctcagaccttcgggtccatagttagtagatagatggcttcttctctctctttgaatctcaatacaaagttctccccctctcttgcggagatctattcgatgtaatcttctttttgcggtgtgtttgttgagaccgatgaattgtgggtttatgatcaagtctatctatgaataatatttgaatcttctctgaattcttttatgtatgattggttacctttgcaggtcactttgaattatccgtttggtttggccaactagattggtagttcttgccatgggagaagtgcttagctttgggttcgatcttgtggtgtccttacccagtgacaaaaggggcagcaaggcacgtattgtatcattgccatcgaggataacaagatgtggtttattgcatgaatttatctctctacatcatgtcatcttgcttaaggcgttactctgtttttaacttaatactctagatgcatgctggatagcggtcgatgagtggagtaatagtagtagatgcagaatcatttcgatctacttgtcatggacgtgatgcctatatacatgatcatgcctagatattctcataactatgctcaattctgtcaattgctctccagtaatttgttcacccaccgtagaatacttatgctcttgagagaagccactagtgaaacctatggcccccgggtatattctcatcatatcaatctccattactttaatcttgctttgcttttttactttgcttttactttttactttgcatctttatacctaaaataccaaaaatattatatctatcagatctcactctcgtaagtgaccgtgaagggattgacaacccctaattgcgttggttgagagtagctatcgctttgtgcaggtacgagggacttgagcgtggcctcctactggattgataccttggttctcaaaaactgagggaaatacttacgctactctgctgcatcatcccttcctcttcagggaaaaccaacgcaagctcaagacgtagcaagaaggatttctggcgccgtttccggggagtctacgcaaaagtcaacataccaagtacccatcacaatccctatctctcgcattacattatttgccatttgcctctcgttttcctctccccccaatttacccttgccgttttattcgccctctctctctctctatcctccctctctatttgcctcttttccctcgccatgtcagaaccaaaaagagttgggggttctctcccaagttctagtgctttagacaatcctgctatcttatctaaactcataaatcagaatgctatagaacaacttgccggagttatcaatgagaaccttagtaattttgatgaagatgattctagaatttttcgttatttacttgatgaatctttgaaagatgcttgggataggcttttaaggatccgggctagctatgtaccccaatatcaaattgaggtttacttaaaaagcttttatgttgggctacccgcttcgttcaaacaagttttagattctattttcaaAGGGGGTTTCCTTGAAGGGgaccccatagatacctatgagaggatgaaaactatatttgggaatcccattaatgagaaaactgaaatcacatctctcttgctttcttaccaaaacgaatctattaaagagataaaagctagcctagatgccaatttccgcaacattattaatctttcttctaccattaatggacatgtactttgtaaaaatagaaatattaattccatagataacaagtttgctctctttctctctaaaaccaaaaatggcaatacctagatctatcctcgcttttatgcctagctaggggcgttaaacgatagcgcttgttgggaggcaacccaattttgtttttattccttgctttttgctcctacttagtaataaataaattatttagcctctgttttggtcgtgttttttgtgtttaattagtgtttgtgccaagtagaaccgttgagaagacttggggaaagtcttgttgaacttgctgtaaaaaatagaaactttagcgctcacgagaactgctgtcatttttattttaagagtgatatttagttaattatttttgcagatgattaacagataaattccttacgtccagcaatttattttagaatttttggggttccagatcttgcgctagctacagattactacagactattctgtttttgacagattctgtttttcgtgtgttgtttgcttattttgatgaatctatggctagtaaaatagtttataatccattgagaagttggaatacagtagttttaacaccaatataaataaagaatgagttcattacagtaccttgaagtggtcttttgttttctttcgctaacggagctcacgagttttctattttgagttttgtgttgtgaagttttcaagttttgggtgaaatcttttgatggattatggaacaaggagtggcaagatcctaagcttggggatgcccatggcacccccaagataatccaaggacaccaaaaagtcaaagcttggggatgccccggaaggcatcccctctttcgtccacttccatcggtaatttacttggagctatatttttattcaccaacatgatatgtgttttgcttggagcgtcttgtattatttgtgtctttgcgtcttagtataccacaatcatccttgctgtacacaccttttgagagagagccatacatgaattaaaatttgatagagtactctatgtgcttcacttatatcttttgagctaagtagttttgctctatgtgcttcacttatatcttttgagcgttataattttgctctatgtgcttcacttatatcttttgagtgttataattttgctctatgtgcttcacttagatcttttagagcacggtggtggatttgttttaaaaaaCTATggatctctcatgctttacttaaattattttgagagtctcttaatagcatggtaatttgcttaatactaatatgcttggtattcaagatttgtgaaactttcttttgagtgtgtcgaATACTAAGAAAATAGTaaaacatgataattgttttgagatatggaggtgataatattaaagtcatgctagttgagtagttgtgaatttaaagaatacttgtgttaaagtttgtgattccagtagcatgcacgtatggtgaaccgttatgtgacgaagtcgagcatgatttattcattgattgtcttccttatgagtggcggtcggggacgagcgatggtcttttcctaccaatctatccccctaggagcatgcgcgtaatactttgctttgataacttctagatttttgcaataagtatatgagttctttatgactaatgttgagtccatggattatacgcactctcactcttccacctttgctagcctctctaataccacgcacctttcgccggtaccatacacctaccatatatcttcctcaaaacagccaccatacctacctattatggcattttcatagccattccaagatatattgccatgcaactttccaccatctagttcatcatgacacattcatcattgtcatattgcttagcatgatcatgtagttgacatagtatttgtggcaaagccaccgttcataatttcttcatacttgtcattctttattcattgcatatcccggtacaccgccggaggcatccatatagagtcatactttgttttagaatcgagttgtaaataaataaaagtgtgatgatcatcattcaatagagcattgtcccaaaaaaaagagaaaggccaaagaaaaaaagaaggcccaaaaaaagaaaataaataaaaaggggcaatgctactatccttttttccacacttgtgcttcaaagtagcaccatgatatagcgagtctcatatattgtgcttcaaagtagcaccatgttcttcatatagagagtctcatatgttgtcactttcatatactagtgggaatttttcattatagaacttggcttgtatattccaatgatgggcttcctcaaaattgccctaggtcttcgtgagcaagcaagttggatgcacacccacttagtttgttttgttgagctttcatacatttatagctctagtgcatccgttgcatggcaatccctactcactcacattgatatctattgatgggcatctccatagcccgttgatacgcctagttgatgtgagactatcttcccctcctttttgtcttctccacaaccacccttctattccacctatagtgctatatccatgactcacgctcatgtattgcgtgaagattgaaaaagttttgaaaaagttagagtatgaaacaattgcttggcttgtcatcggggttgtgcatgatttaaatactttgtgtggtgaagatggagcatagccagactatatgattttgtagggataactttctttgaccatgttattttgagaagacataattactttgttagtatgcttgaagtattattatttttgtgtcaatataaacttgtgtcttgaatctttctaatctgaatattcataccacaattaagaagatttgcattgaaattatgccaagtagcactccgcatcaaaaattatctttttatcatttacctactcgaggacgagcaggaattaagcttggggatgcctgatacgtctccaacgtatctataatttttgattgctccatgctatattatctactgttttggactatattgggctttattttccacttttatattatttttgggactaacctattaaccggaggcccagcccagaattgctgttttttttgcctattttagtgtttcggagaaacagaatatcaaacggagtccaaacagaataaaatcttcgggaacatgattttctcaccgaacgtgatccaggagacttggaacctactccagggggtcaaagagg
The Triticum dicoccoides isolate Atlit2015 ecotype Zavitan chromosome 3A, WEW_v2.0, whole genome shotgun sequence genome window above contains:
- the LOC119271157 gene encoding polyadenylate-binding protein 3-like, whose amino-acid sequence is MAGRPLLAPAVTLRPPGPALGSWASLYVGDLDDGVVEGHLYALFCKVGPVASLRICRDVTGRSLGYAYVIFYSREDAKHALDSLNFTPANGKHIRVMFSNRDPTLRLSGKANIFIKNLVPNIDGKSLSDMFGQYGTILSCKVATHFNGQSKGYGFVQFADETSANDAIDSLNGKLVNGKRIFVGLFIRRQERQPNISLSNYTNVYVKNLPKEFTHNDLLQEFGPFGTITSAVIMRDNDGISKCFGFVNYGESECAVEAVKILNGKMIKDTILYVGRAQKKSEREAELKENFECARNEKFKKFEGLNLYVKNLDDSINDLNLGGLFEVFGEIGSCKVMVDSQGRSKGYGFVSFTTIEAIDGMNRKIVGKKPLYVGVAQRKEERRAMLVNTGVLAPAVPQNFAPRQFYVGPGVPGMFPPQMVYPNTNQAFTYMPNSMNVNANSVMVPPGFAQTDSTVSTPSVPRKNTTTTAVDSSYLEKQHPLEPELGGKVTGILGEAMEALQGRKLEEARDTVDLATIPSSSTLSVSRDAIDPASTASSSSASADGANLAPSPSSSSA